One Paraglaciecola mesophila genomic region harbors:
- a CDS encoding TonB-dependent siderophore receptor, which translates to MPKVRKGWVYPSLSALAIAVAASSAAQEQEDSLEHIEVNAMQSYRSTATKSSLRPIDSPVSISVIDQELLQLRQADSVSKALRYTSGVTTESRPTITIFDQFTIRGFTTYQTFYDGLPLLSNNSWNLYPQVDAFATESLEILKGPASSLYGLVPPGGLVNQVAKYPKDDDETLVRAAFGSDSLIELGLDTTGALSDNARYRFVALGRNRDGYQDTTETERYTVAPSVTVDISKATELTLSAYYQDDPELIPSTSLPGIGTLNEAPYGKLDVSSYAGDENWNSFSREVLMLGYKLNHQLNDDWSILQKFRYTDAQALQQNTYHTVEPTDGILLARSAYLTDEEIDGVTVDTQVAGFVQTGEVLHSLLFGVDYQNSDSTVAYRDTLGTDTPALDLSNIDNNLFDVDTLPLEFYQEDHNIDIEQIGFYVQDEMRLGKFTFLLNGRYDQFESTDEVANVYAGTPYGSTTDIDQNEFSGRVAAMYTFDSGWRMYANYSESFEPVSGVDSQTGEAFKPTTADQIELGTKYISDNGATTFSGAYFVLTKQNVVVNTPDFALKTQNGEVESKGVELELSSQITQAFSVQANATLLDMEVTDNPLDTDIVGKTPVWVAEESASVWANYFFDDALDGLMLGAGVRYVGETQADKYNSQVVPSYTLLDAVLSYHIPKYDVKLTGSVSNLTDKEYVGACFDTNNCWYGAQRRFEVGIEKRF; encoded by the coding sequence ATGCCGAAAGTTCGCAAAGGTTGGGTTTACCCATCTCTATCTGCGTTAGCCATAGCGGTTGCCGCTTCATCTGCCGCGCAAGAGCAAGAAGATAGCCTTGAGCATATTGAAGTAAATGCTATGCAATCGTATCGAAGCACAGCCACTAAGTCTTCATTGCGCCCCATTGACTCACCTGTGAGTATCAGCGTGATTGATCAAGAGTTACTGCAACTACGTCAAGCCGATTCAGTATCAAAAGCACTTCGTTATACTTCAGGAGTCACGACGGAAAGTCGCCCTACGATCACGATTTTCGATCAATTTACCATTCGTGGTTTCACCACTTATCAAACGTTTTACGATGGTCTTCCTTTATTGAGTAACAATAGCTGGAACCTTTATCCTCAGGTTGATGCCTTCGCAACAGAATCGCTAGAAATTTTAAAAGGCCCAGCATCATCGCTGTATGGCTTAGTACCTCCTGGCGGCTTGGTGAATCAGGTCGCGAAGTACCCCAAAGACGATGACGAAACTTTAGTACGTGCTGCATTTGGCTCTGACAGTTTAATTGAGTTGGGTTTAGATACCACAGGTGCGCTAAGTGACAATGCTCGTTATCGTTTTGTTGCGCTAGGACGTAATCGAGATGGTTATCAAGACACCACAGAAACCGAGCGTTATACCGTTGCACCTTCGGTGACTGTGGATATCAGTAAAGCCACAGAGCTCACGCTGTCAGCATATTATCAAGACGATCCCGAGTTAATTCCGTCAACCTCTTTACCTGGAATAGGAACATTGAACGAGGCCCCTTACGGTAAACTAGACGTTAGCAGTTACGCGGGTGACGAAAACTGGAACAGCTTTTCACGGGAAGTGCTAATGCTGGGTTATAAGCTCAATCATCAGTTGAATGATGATTGGTCGATATTGCAGAAGTTTCGCTACACAGATGCGCAAGCTCTGCAACAGAATACCTATCATACGGTTGAACCAACAGACGGGATATTGTTAGCACGCTCTGCTTATCTTACTGACGAGGAAATAGACGGGGTTACGGTTGATACCCAAGTAGCGGGTTTTGTTCAAACCGGAGAAGTATTACATAGTTTACTATTTGGGGTCGATTACCAAAACTCTGACTCAACAGTTGCTTATCGCGATACGTTGGGGACGGACACGCCAGCGCTTGACTTGAGTAATATTGACAACAACTTATTTGATGTAGACACATTGCCGTTGGAGTTTTATCAAGAAGATCACAATATCGACATTGAGCAAATTGGCTTTTATGTGCAGGATGAGATGCGTTTGGGCAAGTTTACGTTTTTGCTAAACGGTCGTTATGATCAATTTGAAAGTACCGATGAAGTGGCCAATGTATATGCTGGCACGCCTTACGGTAGCACTACAGATATTGATCAAAATGAGTTTTCTGGGCGCGTTGCGGCCATGTACACCTTCGATTCGGGTTGGCGCATGTATGCGAATTATTCAGAATCGTTCGAACCTGTTTCAGGTGTAGACTCACAAACCGGTGAAGCGTTTAAGCCCACCACAGCAGATCAAATAGAGCTAGGCACTAAGTATATCAGTGATAATGGTGCAACGACTTTCTCGGGTGCATATTTTGTGCTCACCAAACAGAATGTTGTGGTTAACACACCTGATTTTGCGCTGAAAACACAAAACGGCGAAGTGGAATCTAAAGGCGTAGAGCTTGAGCTTTCTAGTCAAATAACACAGGCCTTTTCTGTGCAAGCAAATGCCACGTTGTTAGATATGGAAGTGACGGACAACCCACTTGATACTGATATTGTGGGTAAAACTCCAGTGTGGGTAGCAGAAGAAAGTGCATCCGTATGGGCAAATTACTTTTTTGACGATGCACTCGATGGGCTAATGCTTGGGGCTGGTGTGCGTTACGTAGGAGAAACCCAAGCGGATAAATACAACAGCCAAGTCGTGCCGTCATATACGTTACTGGATGCAGTACTGTCTTACCATATTCCAAAGTATGACGTAAAGCTGACCGGCAGCGTGAGTAACCTAACGGATAAAGAATATGTGGGGGCGTGCTTCGACACCAACAACTGTTGGTACGGTGCCCAGCGCAGATTTGAAGTGGGGATCGAAAAGCGCTTTTAA
- a CDS encoding M24 family metallopeptidase — MQTIESGIGIGTQTAEQALATLNDMTQHLVPIQPEEYLQRIARAQAYMQANNIDAIYLNAGTNLTYFTGMKWYASERMVGAILPAKGAVQYIAPHFEIGSLTGFKVIEGPIHGWQEHENPYRLFVEVLASLGIAKTATIGIDESAQFFIFDGINKAQEGLTLINAQEVTAHCRMHKSDNELALMQGAMDMTLAVHQATASMLCQGISTTEVEAFIEQAHQKVGAPGNYFCIVLFGVATSFPHGVKDPQTLKGGDVVLIDTGCKVHDYISDITRTYVFGQPTSRQRQYWNDEKAAQLAAFNAAQIGVPCEEVDGAARQYLASQGLGPEYQTPGCPHRTGHGIGLDIHEWPYLVGGNKTPLATGMCFSNEPMLVIPNEFGIRLEDHFYMTSNGPRWFTQPSESIDNPFGLSKI; from the coding sequence ATGCAGACAATTGAATCAGGCATCGGTATTGGGACACAAACAGCAGAACAAGCGTTGGCGACGCTAAACGATATGACTCAACACCTTGTGCCTATTCAGCCTGAGGAGTACTTGCAGCGCATTGCTAGAGCCCAAGCGTATATGCAAGCTAATAATATCGACGCGATTTATCTGAATGCAGGCACCAACTTAACGTATTTTACCGGTATGAAATGGTATGCCAGTGAGCGCATGGTCGGGGCCATTTTACCCGCAAAAGGCGCGGTGCAATATATCGCGCCGCATTTTGAAATTGGCAGTCTAACTGGCTTTAAAGTGATAGAGGGGCCGATACATGGTTGGCAAGAACACGAGAACCCTTATCGCTTATTTGTTGAGGTACTAGCAAGCCTAGGAATAGCGAAAACCGCTACGATTGGCATAGATGAAAGCGCGCAGTTTTTTATATTCGACGGCATTAATAAAGCCCAAGAGGGCTTAACGCTGATTAATGCTCAAGAGGTGACTGCCCATTGCAGAATGCACAAGTCTGATAACGAACTGGCGTTGATGCAAGGGGCCATGGATATGACGTTGGCTGTGCATCAAGCCACCGCAAGTATGCTGTGCCAAGGAATAAGCACTACCGAGGTGGAAGCCTTCATTGAACAAGCTCACCAAAAGGTTGGGGCGCCGGGCAATTATTTTTGTATCGTGCTCTTTGGGGTGGCAACGTCCTTTCCCCACGGTGTTAAAGACCCGCAAACCCTCAAAGGTGGGGATGTGGTGTTAATCGATACTGGCTGCAAAGTGCACGACTATATATCTGACATTACCCGTACCTATGTGTTTGGTCAGCCAACGAGCCGCCAGCGACAATACTGGAACGATGAAAAAGCCGCACAACTCGCTGCCTTTAACGCAGCTCAAATAGGCGTGCCATGTGAAGAAGTCGATGGGGCGGCGCGTCAGTATTTGGCCTCACAAGGTTTAGGCCCAGAGTATCAAACACCGGGCTGTCCTCATCGTACTGGGCATGGTATTGGTTTAGATATTCACGAATGGCCGTATTTAGTTGGTGGTAACAAAACGCCACTTGCTACTGGCATGTGCTTTAGTAATGAGCCTATGTTGGTCATACCCAATGAATTCGGTATTCGTTTGGAAGATCATTTTTATATGACAAGCAATGGCCCCCGCTGGTTTACCCAGCCAAGCGAGAGCATTGATAACCCTTTTGGGCTTAGCAAAATTTAA